The following is a genomic window from Nitrospirota bacterium.
GAACAAATTGACCGCGGAGTGAGGCCGGTAATCCCGAAGCGGGAAAATGTCTTTGATGGTGGCGGTGACGCAAGGAGAGAAAGTATGGAGAGCGAACGCGGCCGGAGCAGTCGTGAAGGCGCTGGTCAGAGCACGGGCGAAAGCAGGGGTAATGATGGCGGCAGAAGTCAGGGGCGCAGCAAGGGCCTGAACTCGGGGCAGGATGGCCGCGGAGAACTCAGGAGGATGGGAAGATGACGATATGCTCCAAACAGATACAGAACTCTGACACCTTTGCCTCAAATACCGCGATGATGCAGAGGCGAATGCGGTCATCTGCATCTGCATGGGCAGGTGTTCTGGTAATGGTATGTATTGCCTTTTTTGCAGGTTCTGCTTTTGCAAAGGCCGGTGTTGGCGCAAAACAGAGGACATTTGCATCACCCGATGAGGCAGCCAAAGCCCTGGCGGTTGCAGTCAAAAATAATAATAGCAAAGAATTGGTTGCTATTCTCGGACCCGGATCAGGAGATCTTATTTTTTCAGGTGATGAGGTTGATGACAGGATGAGAAAAGAGCGATTTATGAAAGCCTATGAAGAAAAAAACAACACAGAGCTGAGGGGAGCTGATAAAGCCCTGCTCCGTATCGGCAGCCAGGATCGTCTTTTTCCTATCCCTGTCATCAGGAAAAGAGACAGGTGGTTTTTTGATACAAAGGCAGGCAGGGAAGAACTCCTCTGCAGAAGGGTCGGCAGAAACGAACTGAATGTTATAAACGTGCTCCAGGCTTACACTGACGCACAGCGCGAATACGCTGTAAAAGATCGGGACAATGACGGTGTTTTTGAATTTGCCCAGCGCCTGATCAGCACAGAAGGCAAGCGGGACGGCCTGTATTGGGATGCAAAAGAAGGCGAAGAGGAGAGTCCTCTGGGGCCGTTGATCGCAAAGGCTTCAGGGGAGGGTTATAATAAGGCCCGCTCAAAAATGGAACCTTTTCATGGCTACTACTTTAGGATCATCAAGGCCCAGGGCCCCAGCGCAAAAGGCGGTGCCTTTGATTATATTGCCAAGGGACATATGGTTCTTGGTTTCGGTCTCCTTGCCTATCCTGCCAAATATAGCTCGTCAGGGATCATGACCTTTATGGTGAATCAGGAGGGCGTGATCTATCAGAAGGACCTTGGGGAACAAACAGCCAGGGCATCGAAAATAACCAGGTATGATCCTGATAAGACCTGGGAAAAGGTCGAGGAAGCGTCAAAACAGCAGAATTGATTTTTTATGCCGACAAGGGCATGACGGTGTTCTGGTCGTGCCCTTTTTGTCCGGGAAATTGCTTCAGGAGAGATCTTGCGTTCAGTACACAGACCGTATCCTGCCGGTCTTTCTGTCGAAGATGACCTTGTCAACCTGTCTGCTTTCCCGAAGCACCTGGGCCTCAATGAACCTGCCTTTATGAGAAATATGGCCCAGACGGTAGCCCCGCTCTTCGTAGTATTTGCTGAGCGACTGTATGGCTTCCCTGAGAGGAATAGACTCCCTGCATGCGCCATACACTGCGCAGTCCTTGCAATAAGCGCCATAGGGCGTAATCGGTCCCTCCCCTCCGGAAGAGAACGAAACGGCAGCCAGCACAATGAATGCCGCCAGCGCTGATCTGATGATACTGCGCAGAATTTTCATCATATCCTCTTTCTTATCCTATGCCGCGGTGATGAAGAAATTATGAAGAATTCTCTTCATGAGATATCCTCAACCCCGCTGATCTGCACCACTTTCCTTTTTGATGTATGCCCCCTGATGACCTTTATTTGTGATTTTTTTAGCTTCAATCCCTCAGCGAGCACCTCGATCAGCTGTTCGTTTGCAGCCCCTTCTACGGGCGGTGAGGTGAGTTTTACTTTCAGGACATTGTTGTCCATAACGCCTGCGATGCCTTTTTGCGAAGACCTTGGCTCAACCTTAATCTCGATCGTTATGCCGTTTTTTATCTTTTTAAACGGTATTTCCTTCATCTCTTATCCCTCGCGGTTTTCCGGAAGCCATATCCGGAACAGTGATCCCTTGCCCGCCGCACTTTTCACTTCTACGGTCCCCGCCATGGCTTCGACCAGCTCTTTGACAATGGCAAGTCCGAGGCCGATGCCATTGGACTCTTCCCCCCGGTAAAACCTCTTGAAGATGTCTTGCAGCCGGTCCTGCGCAATTCCCTTTCCCGAGTCAGCGACTTCAATATAAATTCCCTTGCCATCTTTGCCAAAATCGATCCGGATAGAGCCCCTATCCGTATATTTGAGCGCATTGGAAAGGATATTCTGCATGATCCTCTCCAGTTTTTCAGGGTCAGAAAATACGGGCAGGTCCTCTCTGTCCGATATCGTCATCTGAAGCCCTTTTTCCGCAGCGAGAGGAAGCATTCTATCCCGGATGCGCAAAAGAAATTCCTTAAGGTTAACCATCACAAAATTCTTTTTTGTAAAAAAGCTTGCTTCAGCCTTGGTGACGTCTTCTATGCCTTCCACGAGTCTTATAAGATTTTCTGTCTCTGCCCGGATATTCTCAAGCCCCTGTACCTGATCAGTGATGATGCCATCGTTTATAGCCTCAATATTTGCCTTCATGACCGCAAGCGGGGTGCGAAGCTCATGGGCGATATTGGATGTCAAATGCCTGCGCAGGGCCTCCTCACGCTGCAGGGCCTCAGCCATGTAGTTAAAGCTGCGGCTTAATTGACCGAGTTCATCCCCGGAGTATATCGGGACACGTACACTGAAGTCGCTCTCGGCAAGAGATTCTACGGCACCTTTCATCTTTTTCAGGGGCCGAGAAAGGAAGAGACTGAAAAACAGGGAAAGAAGGACAGCCCCGCCGCCTGCAATAGAGAAGGCTACGACTAGAAAATAGAGCCCCCTTTTTTTGAAGAGGGTTTCCTTCTCTTCAATGCCTGGCCTGCTGAGCTGCCTCACTTTCATCGTGCCGATCTCTCTTCCTTCCTGATACAGGGGATAGGGTTCATAGGCTCCTTTTGCAGAGCTCAGATCAGTGATTGCGAGCATCCGCTTTTGCATGGAGGGTGAGAGCATGGTAATGGCAGCCGCAGAACTCATCACTTCGTGGCCTTCCGCGTCCTCAATGGTCAGATCGAAGCCGAGCATGACAGCCCAGTGCAGGGCCTCATGCAGCGCAGCATGATCCCAGCGGCCAGCCTCATAACTGCCTTCAATGGACGCCATGATCCAGTAAAGCCTGTCTTCCCTTGCGCCGCTTACATATTCCTCAAAATCTCTCGTAATAAGGCGTTCATAGATGAGCCCCGAGATGAGCGAAAGGAGGACGACCGCAAGAAAAGAGAGAAAAAGCTTATTCCTCATCAGGTATGCCGATAAATTTATACCCGACACCATACACGGTCTGTATGAATTCGGGCGACTTCGAGTCTTCCTCGACTTTGTGACGCAGGTTTTTGACATGTGCGTCAATGGTCCTGTCATAGCCCTCAAAATCGAAGCCCTGAACAATATTCACGATCTGGTTGCGTGAGAGTATTCTGCCATTGTTTTCGGCAAGGGAGGTGAGGATCTTGAACTCCGTGAGCGTAAGCTGCAATGATTTGCCGCCCAACGTTATCTCATGGCGGTCGAGGTCAATCGTAAGCTTGCCCCTGTTGTAGCTGAGATGGTTCTTCTTTTTCTTTCCGGCCCGTCTCAAATGCGCCTTTATGCGCGCAACGAGCTCCTTGGGGCTGAAGGGCTTGACTACATAATCGTCTGCACCGATACCGAAGCCCCTGACCCGGTCTTCCTCGCCGCTTTTTGCGGTAAGCATGATGATCGGGACCTCTGAGGCTTCCCTGATTATGGAGCAGAGTTCTTCCCCTGCCATATCCGGAAGCATGAGGTCCAATATGATCAGATCCGGATTCTCCTTCAAAATGCCGAGCGCGGCAGACCCGTTTTCAGCCACCTTTATCCTGAAGCCTTCTTTCTCAAGGTATGCCCTGACAATATCAGAGATCTTCTTTTCGTCCTCAACGATCAGGATGAATTCTTTTCTGCCAATATCCATAATATGCACCTCCGAAAAACAGGGTTAAGACGGTCAGGATAATCCCAGCCAGTACATCTACCACATAATGATATCTGAGGTAAACCGTAGAAAAAATAAGTGCTGCAACGAAGGGCAGAAATGTCCAAAAGAGCCTCTTCTCAAATCTGAAGGCAAGGAAAAGTACGGTAAGTGCGATGCCGGTATGGCCGCTCGGAAATGCATCACGCTTTATGCCTTCAAGGCGGTTCAGCAGTTCCTGTATCGGCGCCGCAAGGATGAAGCCACGGAGTTCACTATTCTGCAGATGGTTTAGGGTGAAGCGCGGCCCGATTGCTGGGAAGAGCAGATACCCGGCGTATGAAAGATAAAAACAGAGCATGATCATAAAGAGAGCAGAGTCGAACTCCTTTTCACGTCTTTGTGCCAGAAGAACAATGCCGAGGGTGAACGGCAGAAGATAGTAGCTCGTATAGGCGATCTGGAGAGCATCGGTAAGCAGGGGGTGCATGATCCTCTCCATCATGACGGTCGGATGTCCGCCAAAGAGAAGGAAATCGAGCTTTATCAGAAACGGGTCTATGTCCACAGGATTTACGGCATGCACGACATATTCGAGGCTGTCGAAAATGGCGAGAATCGATATGGTCGGGAATATCAGATGATAGGACCAGTGCATGAACCGTCCTTTGTCCCGGAGCAGAAGCAAGAGCGCCTGAACAAGGAACAGACCGCAATAAAGCAGGATGAGAAATGCCGCATGGTCAATCTTATGGCTGAATATGACCGTGATAACGGTCAGTATGGTCAGCGAGAAAAAATTGAGGGTGTCCGCAGGTCTGAGCAGCACGAGAATGTTTCTGCTCATAGCCTATTGAGAACCCGTATGAGAGCTTTTTCTTTTCTTGACCGTTGTCTCGGGCTGCCTTTCAGTTTTTGTTCGAAGTCTTCTTCCTG
Proteins encoded in this region:
- a CDS encoding DUF2950 domain-containing protein, whose protein sequence is MTICSKQIQNSDTFASNTAMMQRRMRSSASAWAGVLVMVCIAFFAGSAFAKAGVGAKQRTFASPDEAAKALAVAVKNNNSKELVAILGPGSGDLIFSGDEVDDRMRKERFMKAYEEKNNTELRGADKALLRIGSQDRLFPIPVIRKRDRWFFDTKAGREELLCRRVGRNELNVINVLQAYTDAQREYAVKDRDNDGVFEFAQRLISTEGKRDGLYWDAKEGEEESPLGPLIAKASGEGYNKARSKMEPFHGYYFRIIKAQGPSAKGGAFDYIAKGHMVLGFGLLAYPAKYSSSGIMTFMVNQEGVIYQKDLGEQTARASKITRYDPDKTWEKVEEASKQQN
- a CDS encoding DUF167 domain-containing protein — its product is MKEIPFKKIKNGITIEIKVEPRSSQKGIAGVMDNNVLKVKLTSPPVEGAANEQLIEVLAEGLKLKKSQIKVIRGHTSKRKVVQISGVEDIS
- a CDS encoding HAMP domain-containing histidine kinase; the protein is MRNKLFLSFLAVVLLSLISGLIYERLITRDFEEYVSGAREDRLYWIMASIEGSYEAGRWDHAALHEALHWAVMLGFDLTIEDAEGHEVMSSAAAITMLSPSMQKRMLAITDLSSAKGAYEPYPLYQEGREIGTMKVRQLSRPGIEEKETLFKKRGLYFLVVAFSIAGGGAVLLSLFFSLFLSRPLKKMKGAVESLAESDFSVRVPIYSGDELGQLSRSFNYMAEALQREEALRRHLTSNIAHELRTPLAVMKANIEAINDGIITDQVQGLENIRAETENLIRLVEGIEDVTKAEASFFTKKNFVMVNLKEFLLRIRDRMLPLAAEKGLQMTISDREDLPVFSDPEKLERIMQNILSNALKYTDRGSIRIDFGKDGKGIYIEVADSGKGIAQDRLQDIFKRFYRGEESNGIGLGLAIVKELVEAMAGTVEVKSAAGKGSLFRIWLPENREG
- a CDS encoding response regulator transcription factor, which codes for MDIGRKEFILIVEDEKKISDIVRAYLEKEGFRIKVAENGSAALGILKENPDLIILDLMLPDMAGEELCSIIREASEVPIIMLTAKSGEEDRVRGFGIGADDYVVKPFSPKELVARIKAHLRRAGKKKKNHLSYNRGKLTIDLDRHEITLGGKSLQLTLTEFKILTSLAENNGRILSRNQIVNIVQGFDFEGYDRTIDAHVKNLRHKVEEDSKSPEFIQTVYGVGYKFIGIPDEE
- a CDS encoding phosphatase PAP2 family protein; this translates as MSRNILVLLRPADTLNFFSLTILTVITVIFSHKIDHAAFLILLYCGLFLVQALLLLLRDKGRFMHWSYHLIFPTISILAIFDSLEYVVHAVNPVDIDPFLIKLDFLLFGGHPTVMMERIMHPLLTDALQIAYTSYYLLPFTLGIVLLAQRREKEFDSALFMIMLCFYLSYAGYLLFPAIGPRFTLNHLQNSELRGFILAAPIQELLNRLEGIKRDAFPSGHTGIALTVLFLAFRFEKRLFWTFLPFVAALIFSTVYLRYHYVVDVLAGIILTVLTLFFGGAYYGYWQKRIHPDR